In Ananas comosus cultivar F153 linkage group 10, ASM154086v1, whole genome shotgun sequence, the sequence aatattaaaaaagaaaaaaaaaaaaactaagactTGGTACTTGAAAAGGTTGAGATAGGTTATGCCACAGAATTGGGAGGCTGtctcctttaaaattttattgctaATTAAGAACTACATCACCAAACAGCACCCAATAATGAAAATAGACAGGTTGATTTGTTGACATTGCTGCCTTTTttttccaaagctcaggaaGCCCAAGCTGAAAactcaaaataaacaaatacatagataaaaaaaaaaaaaagaaaaaagatgctTGATGTACAGTCAACTCACCAAAATTCTCAAACATTTCAGGTTCCCTTTTTACAAGGCCAAGAAAACTCTTTCCATATACATCTGGAAAGAGAACTGCAGCTGTACTTCTATCATTAGTCTCAGCAAACTGGATTTCGTTGTTTGTTGTTGCTGCTTTCACGAATTCTTCATATTCAGGACCCtgaaaaaagtaaaattcagCTCAGATTTGGGATTAAAGAGGCAAAGAAATAAGCATGCACCAGTTTCAGGCAGCCTGAGCACATAAAATGATCTATAAAGAGAGTAATAATACAAACATAAGAAAAGCAAGATTGGGAACAGACTCTATTAGTCTATTTTGGACATCAAAATATCAAGTTATTGAAACTATGAGGAATCATCTTGCCAACTGGACTTTATTGGGGATTAAGGCAATGTCGAGTTACTGATACTGTGAAACATTTTGAATCACATTGAAAAATAGCATAGAAGAAGAACGCTTTCAAACTGCACAAATCCTTGTGATAGAAGACCTGATTTTTTAAGAGCATCAGGACTTCTTTCTCAAAAAAGGAAAGTTGTATAAAAAACTTTGAAATCTCTGCAGATTGATCCTCATTAGCACAAATGATAAAACGGCTCGCAGACTTGGATAATATGAAGTTTTCATATAAGGTTGAAAACAAACTAACAGATAAAAGTCGCTGCAATATAACTTTGTCTttcaaattgatattttaagaaatttagCAAGGAGATTACAAGAATACATAAGCATATCCATAAGACCTAAGAACGTTTGCGATCCATAAGCCACAAGAATATTTCAGCCACTAAAATTTACCTGTAAATTAAAGTTCCTTGATACAAACTACCACTGCATTCTTATATAGTTTCAAGCAACAGCAAATACTAAAGTAACGATGAACAGTTTCCCTACCTCATAATTTTCGAAAAGACCAATCGCAAATATATGATGCTTTTGGAGGAACTCTTCTGCCGAATCTTTTGAAGACAGTCTGATAACCGGTGAACCAGTCTTCTTTCTTGTCCAGATAATTATTTCATCCCTGATTAATATGACAAAGAAAAAGCTAACATCATTAGAGTAAAACCTGGAGCTACTTAAAAAGCTGTAAAGTTTCTGCAAGTGGTGGGATGTATAACATAATTGCCTCAAGTCGAAAAACAATATATGAACAGTTCACTAAACACAAATTCTTCCAATTAACAGGAAACATCCAGATACTATGCTTAATGGCCTGTTTACATGGGCTTTATGGAACTGTTTCTCAACTCCGAGAAGCAGCAGTAAGgaatttattatttcatttaGTAAAAATGACTAAATTCGTAAAATTCAACATAATCACTATGAATTTTAATAAAGAATCCAATTTTATTAACTAAAATCATTCaaatactaataataaaaaaaacagaagtTGAAGTAGTATAGCtcataaaaaatcaaattgagtaggccatttcaaaatggcctatggTTGAGGGGgtgtccatacatttttaccattaGTAGTAGCAATCAGAAAGAAGTGGTTTCGTACATCAAATTTACTAGATCTCATTCTAACGAGATCTTCAAGGTTTTACTACAAATTAAGTAGCAAAACCGAGATCTCACTTTGTGAATCCACCAGAGTAGATCAGCTTAGTCCCATTGACGAAGAGCAATATGGTCGGAAACCCCTTTATGCCCAGAGCCGACGCTGCCTTCGCGTAGCGCTCGGCGTCGAGCTTCGCCACGAGAACGGAGCTCCCCATCTCCCCCAGctccaccgccgcctccgcgAAGCGCGGCATCAGCTCGGCGCTCCTCGGGCACCAGGGCGCGTATCCGAGGAGGAGCACGAGCTCGTTCTCCTCGACCACGCGCCTCGCGTTGTCGCTGCCGAGCTCGCGCACGATCCGCTGCGCCCTGCTGAGGAGATCCGCCTCCGACGGCCTCCCCtgccccgcccccgcccccgccgcgcCTCGTTCCCCGCCATTCTCCTCCGCCTCGTCGATGGCGAGGAGCTCCGCgaggtcgtcgtcgtcgtcgagaTCGGGAATGCGAGAGGAGGCGGAGACGAGGAAGAGAGAttgggagaagaggaggaggagaaagagggctagggttttggaattAGGGTTTGTCATGGtggagagagtgagaagtgacCGCACGGGATTCGATTGAAATggtgaagaaaataaaatttaaaaaaaaataaaataaaaaagagagaggatcTAACCGTTGTTGCGATACATGAACAACACTTCgtgcattttttaaaaatttaatttttttaatttaaaaacagGGTGCTCATGTCCCTCTCGCCGGATCTTATTATATGGagaaccccctcaactatagggcATCTTGAAAGAGCCCCCTCTATGTTAACTTTTTATTCAAATtgcttaactttttttttttttagaattgagTTACTTTAGttacaaattttgttaaataaaataaatctattAGAATTACTAATTCTATTATAtcaattaaaagaataaagcaGATGGGTTTTTTTTGAATTCGCCCATAACTGAGGGGGTCTTTATATATATCTAGCGaagttttttgaaatattttatccaTAAATTTCTTTTTGGGATGTATGATATGCATCTGGTGGGATAAAATAACTATTGAAATAACCTCACCTACTGGATGAATGAAACATACGTCATATACTCCAAAAAAGATGTATAAGTAGTATTGCTCAAGTTCTTTTGGCAGCTGACGTGTACTAGATGCGCAAATAATTAGTCAGAGCAGAGATAGTGATTGTGGAGTCTGAccggggtactatcgatagcaccaagaatttagtgctatcgagttttccaccgttagatttaactctctgattatttttacccgttagattatattattcaaccaatcactcactcaaccctagagggcccacaccATCATAACCacccatttctcaatctaaaggctaaaaaatcaataacaccaatagtttggtgctattgatagtattccagcttagttCGTGATTGTGCAACGACGGCATCAAAaagtctaaaaaaataattaattttattattctactaaattaatgtctaaattataaatttagatcctcaaattttaatttgctgtAAGTTTCGTACTCGGACAGCACTTCCAGAAAATTACAGCAAAGCCCAAAAAACTCTAAAACAGTTTGGCTTATAATAACCAGATAGTACTAACTAAAAAAGtttgtttgtaaagaagaaattaACAACTCTCACTAGATAAATacaagaaacaaaaacaaaagactcaccactttcttttttttttggttgagtaAAATACTGAACTGCTCTCACTCTCACTCACTGGCTTATTCCACCAAGCAAAATATAAGCATCTCCTTTTTCATCAGTTTCTACAGTAATGTTATCAAATGCAAACTAAATGCCAAACTAAAAGAAAGTATGAAGCTCTTGTGTGTTTATGTCCAATAACAAGTTCCAACAAATATTGTATAATACATTTAATCTAACTATCTCTAATGTAATTAAATACTCACCAACAGTTCCTGTAACACAAgctcaaaaggaaaaaagtgtACATCATAGTTATGTAGATCTTATTAAAGCAGAATCTCCTCCATTGCCTAAGGAATtaatagagaaatatattaaCAGCAAACAACTAAACATGACTTATTTCTCTCGACatacaacaaatatataataatcgCCAAATTTCGCTATATAAATAAAGCAACATTACCTCTCTAGTTAACAATAAACAAGCAAACCAAATCTCCTTGCTGGTAAAAATTTAAGAGCAGGGATCAAGCAAAGGAGCATAAGTTCCGCGAGATCTTAATCGGCTTTGTGTTTTTGGAGTCGATGGTGAACGAGCAAGTGACGTGCTTCCGATGCGTCACTCTCACGAGCTTCCCGACGACATAACCGCGAGAGGTGATATCGAAATCTAGGGTTAGCGGGACGGTGCTGCCGGTGCTCGACAGAGCCAGCCCTGCCCCGGCCCCGTAAAGAGGAACCTTCTCGCCGTGTATGACCACCGAGACGGTCCGGTGGCTCTTTCTGGGTTGGTAGTACTTCTTCAGCTGCGACGAGAAAAAGGGAAAACAAGAAACGAGCAAAGCCTattagtttggagcttctattTAAACAAATCTGATCAAAATGAAATTTGCTAGTCTTTATGGGCATATGTATAAATTTTAGCATATGTTTAGGCGCCAAATTGCACTGGTGTGAACTAGAGTCATTTGAAATTACTAGAGAAAAAAACTCATCTCCCTATAACTGTTcactctttttcccttttttttctaaaaaatttttgcAGTGAAGGTTAGGTAGGTCAAATTGATTGATTAGGACTTAGGAGCTGCTAACATAAACAAATTTAACCAGCAACCACCAATAACAGAGCAATAGTTAAGAAACTAATATGGCATATAATCAAACTATGCTTTAAAAACTGGTAACATTAAGAACATGGTTTCCGTAATGAGTTCAATAGCACGATATTAGAAAACATGGGATGAGGCCATAGTGTCCCCCAGAATTTTAGCTGAACAAAACAAAAGGGAACTAAACTTAATCTTGCGAAATagaactcaaattttattttatttttttaatacagaAAGGTTCACATTTTATTAGTGTGCAATATATGGAAAAGCCCAAAACAGAGAAAGGCACCCCACAGTCATTCAAAATTAAAGACGAGTATCTGCAGCAGGTGCTAAAATGTGAAATAAATTTGACAGATGATTTCAGCGAAGATAATTATCCCCGTAAATTTTTATGCAATGAGTAATCTTCTAGAGAAAGCAATGAACTTAACTATATCACTTTATCTATGTTGGCAAATGAGAATAAAGAAGCATTAGTAAATAACCTCCCCAGTAGCAATTGTTATCTCCGAGAAGATGAGCTGAACGGGGCTCGAAGAAACATGAATGCCGAACATTGCTGCGGAGTTGTACACGTTTATCTTCAAAGTACAATTTACTGTGACCATTTTGGTTGGAACTCCGGTATGGTCCGTACCCTCGCCAGCGTAGAAGTTACTCATTTCCAAACTctgccaaaaaaagaaagagtctAGTCAGAATAAATTATCCATACAAGCGGTCACTATCTCATTTCCAACATTTCACTCGAGAGATTAGTTAAGAATCTAAGAACGATCGAGCGAAAAACTTGTAGTTCGTCAACAAAGCTCAATCTTCTTAAGCAAATGATCAAATAGCAGTTCTGATACAAACCTcatgtcaaaattttatcttcctttttcctttttttcttaactGTCTATAGAAGATAGTGGATTGAATTCAGTAGAAAGCTGATTAAACtcctttaaaattataatagaagGTGCCAACATCCTTAGCTTCGGATCGTTCGCATAGGTTCTCGAATCAATTAGCTTCCGTATACAAcaaacgaaaagagaaaaatgtgtTATTTGGTTCTTCGTTTCTCGTCTACTTCTTTCAAAGTTCTCGCTTTTGAACGAAATTACTCTTGAACAAAAACTAACAACCATGTTTTCTTCGTTTACGAATCACTAAAGCAtggaaaatttgaattttagaaagGAAATATTTATACCTTGACGACGATATTGGGCTTGTAAGGCCGTGCCGCACCCCATATGATGAGGCAGAACACGGTGAACAGCAGCACGAAGCTAAGAAACCCGAGCGCGATCTGGCACCGGCGCGAGATCCCTCGGTCGTCATCGAGGCCGTCGTACGGCCCCTCCTCCTCGATCACATCGCATTCGGGCCACCCCTTCTCATTGACCAAGCCGAccccgccacctccgccgccgccgcgcttgCCCCGACCCGCTGCCTTGCGGCCAGAGCCGGATCGGAGGTTTCCGGAGAACCGGCTCACGGAGGAGGCTCGCGAGTGGCGGCCCGCGAACGACGAGGGGTGCGACGGCGACTCCATCGGGCTGTTGTTGTACACCGGCGTGGCGTGCATCGAAGACGACTTGTCGCCGTCGTCATGCGAGTCCCGCGACGGGCTCTGCACGTAGTAGACGGCCCCGCGCTTCGGTGaccgcggcggcgacgacgccgccAGGCTAGTGACGTCAGATTCCGACTTGGCGTGCGTCATCATGCTGAGCAAAGATTACGCGGCAAAAGAAGCTTAATCTGTAGCTAGAGTTGAATAAACAGCGGCGAATTTTAGAGTAAAAGTAAATTaagataaacaaaaataaatcaaataaagcTTAATTTACGCGAAATGGtgtcaaaattcttttttttttccttttttttacttttatttgcgGGATCCTATTTGGGAGTGAGTAAataaatacagaaaaaaaaaattcgagtaAATTGTGCGTAAGTACATTAAATTGTGCTCAAtttaggaaatttttttttctctctttaatgTGAATTTACGcgaaaattttgtcaaattcgCTTCTTTTTGCGAAATCCTCCTTGGGAGAGGGTGAAAAATTACTAAGAAATCTCAGAAAACCCCTAAAACGTAGGAATTGAAGCAAAACTCAGAAGAATtcaataaataagataattgcGAGACTAATTCAAAAGAAACGGCGTTAAAAATCGTATCTTTTCGCGCAATTCTCTTCGGGAAACAGCAAAGATCGCTATAAATCTCATCAAAGACctagaaacataaaaaaatgcACCAAAATCTACCACAAAACGGATCAATTAAACGCCTTTTAACATATCCTACATATCCTACGCTCCAACTCAGGATCAAAACCACGAAACAAACATCAATTACAACAAATGAAATTGCACAACAGAAGAGAGGGATTCGCGTGTTACCTCTACGCGGAAAACGCTTCTCCTTCCTCGTCGATCGAGGGGAAACGAGAGCTCGGCGTTTCCCCAATGGAGCGAAAACGTAgtaatggagagagagagagagagagagagagagagagctaaaaTGCTCCACTAAGGAAGTGATGGGtgggtaagagagagagagagaaatggggtGGGGGAGGTTCGGATCCGAACCTGGGCTCGATTGGCTCCGACTGGATCCGGTATTTCGTGTTTTGTAGAGATGCCACATTGCCACCTCGTTCGCTGGtaagggatgcaaatggattcgggTCTCCGAAACTCTTACTACGATCCGTTTTCAAATAacagtaataaataaatttaaaaatataagaaaatattaTCCATCTCCAATCTGTAAAGTAAATAGAGCGAGAggctccatttttttttttttgatctgttTCGATTCGTCAAAAATTAGCTTTCGTTTATTGctgtaaatagaaaaatatatcgAAGTCAAAAATAAGATTAACCTACTGCGATTTTGCACTAGTCCGACAAATAATAGAGCAGGAGGTTGGGGGACCCTTGCAGCCCATATGTCATGCCTCGGATTCCAACTCCATTCGGACTCACCAATAGATCTGTcgcataaataaaaaattctgtATTAAAATTCTCATTCATTTTACCTCTAAATTGGTCCAAACAAGATTCTACTCACTAGAAGATAAAGTCGAGATCACTCCCAACACTTTCAAGTCTCGGCTCTTAAaagaaattcaaattaattttatcaatataaGAAACCGGTCCAGTTCAGTCCAAAAAATCAGCATTTGCACCATCTCTAATCTGTTTTGTATGATTCCAACTCGTTCCGAAAGAAAGTCGCAGGAACTGTTACTGTTCCGGCAGTTAAATTTTCGAAACACTATAATGCGTTCTTAACCATTGCATTCGAGGTTGGTGACGTGGCGTGTCGTTAGTGGATGATAAGGGTGTTTGGTGTTTGGGGATGGCAGGTGATGATTGGCTTAGGCTCGGATCCGTATCCCAGGCTGGAGAATTTTGCAGGTTTGGGGTGTGAAGTGTCGGCAGAAGAAAATCTTTCCTTCCGTTccctttcgtttttttttttgggaaacttcaaatacccccccaAGATTTCTCACtatctcattttagtaccccatagtttaaagtgtatcaaagttagtatcccgtggtttcgtactttctcactttagtaccttgtaatttcaagtgtatcaagttagtaccctatggtttcgctcTTTCTCgctttaataccctgtgatttaatattttgttaaattatataccccgaaatgaataataaaaagagaaattgaaaccacagggtactaacttgatataaaaatgaaaccacaaagtactaacttgatatacttaaaaccatagggtactaaagtgagaaagtgtgaaactacagggagatatttgaagttttcccttttttatttaattttataaaacttattATACAAACAtacataaaacaaaattttataatttttccaaattataataaaaattttggatatataaaCAACGATCAAAATTGAACAACGTCTTAAAAAAGAATGattggattcttcaatttaagatcggagttattgatctttatttacaCAGTTAATATaacttttctattaaaaattcagccgattttgatttttgtacatcattaaactagcaagtatttcataccggtagttaaaaattattaattttgaaatcttttgaccgtaatataaataatgtaaaaaattataaaatttgattttcaaaagttttaaatactctaaaaaatatttcacggtatggatcattaatttggaagctctatcgtcgaaaattttatatgagttattcaatctttcaaaatttttaatttattgtccaatttttcaatttatttaatttaagtaagTCAACAGCATATTGactttaattaactaattatttattattttaataaatttacagtCAAAAGGATTAAATAAAGTATATTAAATAAGtatataaagataaacaatacattcaaatcaaacaaattgaaatattaaattattaaattaaaattttgaaaggttggataaccaattcaaaataatttataatttagataaattctgtatgtttttatcatttttattttatttattatataaaattccACTAGTAACTTTATAAcgtttaggtaaaaatataataaattgatcTAAACTTTGGGTCATTTATAACTATTCAATATTTAtggaatttaattttattatctaacctTTAGGTTTATCTGATTTATTTTTGTCAAAGCAATTGCATGTATCTCATGCATTCAAGtatttgtatattatatttaatttttttttaaacaaatgcGTCTCATATTGTTATTCAATAGcttaattttaactaaaaaaaatatctctcagaaaaaaaaaaaaaaaaaaaaaaaNATCTTATTTTAGTCATTAAAGATTATTAACTTTAGAATCACTTGAATATGAGCCAAACAttccgaaaaattataaaatttaattcctaATTCGCATagctttttaaatttattagtgttgatcgtcaattcaaatatttcatcataaaaaatatacacaAATAAACATTCTGATTTACTTTTAAACATATTCCAACTCTACTCttaacttttataaataaattaaatcagATCACTCTGTCATTATGaatctattaattaaaaaaaatttatccccAGAAAATATTAATCCCATAAACAACAAGATAggtcaaattaatatattaataaaaacttcaaatgtactaattttatttttaaacaaataaagctaaaataaaatgaaactgGGTGCTACAAGTACAACATACATGTTCACTTTTTATccctttttccatttttttaattaaaatattctgGTTTGATTCTCTCTTTGGCTGCTAATGATGGAGGCTTATCTACTTTATTAGTGAGATAATGAGTGATTACAGAGTTGGTTTATGTTGGTATAATTTAGAAGCAATTATTAGGTTATCATCATGCATAAAATATGCTATTTAATTAAGATGCCCTTTTAGCTTTTTGGCTCGCTACAAAAgtgttatttaaataaaactaaaaactaaaaaaattctaaaaataagtGATTTTGTATTAAAAGTCATTTTTCAAgacatataaatttaattattttttgaattaatatctGGCTGCTATATATCATAATAGAAAAGTTATTTCAGGAGTGAGATCAGCCAAAATTACGAGTGTAACAGATGTGACTGCACTACTCCGTGACCGATGTAGCCGCATTAATGATGAAAGATTAagtatcaaaataataattttgactAATGAGGTGCTAAGTCAACCACTAATTGTGACTACAAATTTGCCCTACTAATTGTGACAATGCACATTACAAGGAGCACATGTTATATCAACAACACATCAAAGTAATTAGTAAatcaacattaaaaaaaaaagaaaagaaaagaaaagaaaaggaaaagtaatTACTAGACCCCCTGTATATATCCATCTCTTTGATGATTCCATGGGTTTAGTAATTCTTGCTGCTTTATGCCTTTCTTAGCTCAATGTAGTGACCCCCTTCACAAGTCACTCACTTTTAGGTATTGACCCTCTCATTTTCTATTTAAGAGGAGTCCCTTTGCATTTATTACTCCCTCACTCCAAGTTATTGGCTCAAAAAGTTAAGATAATGCCCATTTTACCAAAGCTAAATTAATTGTAAGATTTATAGCTTTTAGGAATAGAATCTGCTCCGGCACTATATAGCACAAAAGTTTGAATTAATAAGAAACAGCTCAGAAATAGTTTTAACATCATGAGTATGGCGATGCTATTTTTCTATGTATCTCCCCataaaataataagtaaaatgaatgAAATTAAGAGCAGAATAATACGTAAATTGACCAATTTAGATAGCATAGTATAAGATTAAATTAGACACAAATAGAGAGTGTGCTTCTTTGCTAATATGTGAAAAGATCATGAAAGTGACCTCCCAACTGTAGTATTATTATTTCAGGGGCAAGAAGCCTTGGTTGGTTCAACAGcatcctttcttttcttctcataGAATTGGATATTTGCACAAGATAAATTAAATCATAAAAATGTGACATATGACCTAATACCAGATTTAAGCCCCTGAGAAGGACATCACAACTTCTAAATCAAGCAGTGTTATCATAGCCCAATATAACTTCACTACTAAATTCATGgggtaaataaatataataaaaggatAGATAAGTGAACAACAAGGGTTAATTACACTTATTTAGTAATTTTCATTTCTAATCTTAGATATTTTTTGCCATTGAGCCCCTAAGATATATTTAATGCTTTAGTTAAATCGCTTTCGTAAAAAAATCAGTTGATTCAAATACAAATTGTCATGTCAGTACTAAATCATATTTTCTACGACAACACCAAATCTTTTACGTGGCAATTTCCATCggaaaaaatgatatatatattttttaacaaaacaacctagaaacctaattgcaaaaaaacaaaagtttcaGGTAAAGGATGAGAACAATAGCACTGTGATTAACCCTTTTAGCAATTACTCTGTAAACACCACCctaataaaagtttataaaagCTATGAAGTTTTGCTAGTGATCCAagaatttcttatttttaggGCCAGGTTTTGTGAAACATTTTGCAAATCTTGCTCTAGAACCAGCCCATTTGCATTCCTAATTTTATAGGGTATATAAAATAATCCTAATTTTGAGGTGAACAAATCTCACCCAAAGTATGATTGTGGACATTTTCTTGTTTTGGGTTGAATAACAATAGCAGATCTGGGAACAGTGCAAGGAAAAGAATGGGactaaaacattttttttttttttaaaaaaaaaagaaaggaaaaggaaatataGAACCTGTATGGCCCCCCCCTTTTGCTGTCAGCAGTACCAAGCTCCACCATAGTATTTGGCAAAGTATTaacaagggaaaacttcaaatatcatccctctgatttcatactttctcacttcagtaccctgtgatttaaagtgtatcaatttaatgccTTGCGGTttcattttaatctttttattattgatttcactaatttttttcgttaaatcagtaacaaagttaaaaccaaagggtactaaagtgaatattcgataaatctaggtggggcatctgaagtttttgtatataatttaacaaattattaacaaaaaaggtgacgaaaagataaaaataaaatcacaggacactaacttgatacactttaaaccacagaatactaaaatgagaaagtgcgaaaccacaggagtggtatttgaagtttaccctattaACAATCTAGAACTTCTGCACAATGTGAAGGAAAAATGAGATTCTAAGCCTTATTATAAGCAGAACCTCCAATTTAGTTCAGCTTATTTTGCTGCAAAAGAAGCTATTATAGATGTTTTAATAGTGTTTTCTCTAATATCACTATTCAAATAACACTTCATCAAACAACACTATATCGTACAGCACTGCCAAACTGGCCCACGAAGCAACAAAATCATCAAACCATCTGGGAACAAGAAACAAGCTTTTCGGTCATAGAAACCACCATATTTCCAATATTCAAGATGGAGATAAAATACTACAGAAGGCTCAGAAAGCAAATGCTGTAAAACACAACCACACAGCagctggaaaaaaaaatgatacagATTATTGAGCCGTAGTAAACTTTCTGATTCACCTATATTGTACACATAAATAAAATtcatagtaaaaagaattttacaTGCCATCAGTATTTGCCTGGCTCGAAAACCACGAAAACTCGAGAGTTGACAAACTGAAATAGAAACCAAGCGATACATGGCTAATGCTGATGGCTCAAACtaacaaagaaaaacaaaggaTGCGTGTATTAGCATATGTCAGCTTCGACTCGGCCTAGTTTTGTCCGCGTGGATACTATTTGGGATTAGTGTTGATAGTACTTGGGGCATCGACATGCCCCCCGAGACTACAATCTCTGCAGTAAAAGGAAGAggattattttgttttcttttttcaagaAACCTGTCCCATTAGTACATCAAAGAAGAAggtagga encodes:
- the LOC109716428 gene encoding uncharacterized protein LOC109716428, whose translation is MMTHAKSESDVTSLAASSPPRSPKRGAVYYVQSPSRDSHDDGDKSSSMHATPVYNNSPMESPSHPSSFAGRHSRASSVSRFSGNLRSGSGRKAAGRGKRGGGGGGGVGLVNEKGWPECDVIEEEGPYDGLDDDRGISRRCQIALGFLSFVLLFTVFCLIIWGAARPYKPNIVVKSLEMSNFYAGEGTDHTGVPTKMVTVNCTLKINVYNSAAMFGIHVSSSPVQLIFSEITIATGELKKYYQPRKSHRTVSVVIHGEKVPLYGAGAGLALSSTGSTVPLTLDFDITSRGYVVGKLVRVTHRKHVTCSFTIDSKNTKPIKISRNLCSFA